DNA from Flavobacteriales bacterium:
ACGATGTCGATCACCGCGAAAAGGATCAGGAAGGCTTTGCCGATCTGGGCGAGGTCGAACATGGTTCAGGGGGCGATCAGGGACTCCAGCACGCGCGGATAGTGCTCATGCTCCAGCGCGTGGATCCGTTCGGCCAGCGACGCGGGCGTGTCCTCCTGAAGCACTGGGCACCGCGCCTGGAAGAGGACGCGCCCTTCGTCATAGCGCTCATTCACCAAGTGGATGGTGATGCCGCTCTCGCGCTCTTTGGCGGCGATCACCGCCTCGTGCACATGGTGCCCGTACATTCCTTTGCCACCGAACCGGGGCAGCAATGCCGGATGGATGTTCACGATGCGGTCGGGAAACGCATGCACCACCTCCGCCGGGATGAGCCGCATGAATCCGGCCAGCACCACCAGATCGATGCGCTGCCCTTGCAGCTCGCGCAGAACGGTTCCATCGCGGAGCTGCTGGCCGCTGAAGAGGTAGGAGGGCACGCCGAAACCCCAGGCTCGCTGCAGCACCCCGGCCTTGGGCTGGTCGCTGCCCACGAGCGCCACCAAGGCGGCTGGATGGCCGGCGAAGCGCTCCATGAGCTGTTGGGCATTCGACCCTGAGCCGGAGGCCAGGATGGCGATGCGTACCATGGCGCGAAGGTGCGACCTTCGGCGCAAGCCGGATGCCATGTGCTGTGCAGGCCATCAAGGAGCGGCCCCCAAGCCCCGGAGACCGCCGTCGTGCGGCACCAAGCGGAAGTTGGGACTTTCCCGCTGATAACCAAGGCTTTCCGTCCAGGCCGCTCGGTCGGTCAAGCGCACGCGAGTCCCCTCCGATCAGGCGTTCGCGGTGCATAAGTAGGCCGGCAGGCGCCGGGGCTTGCGCATGTGAAAATGTCTTTCCTTTGGGGCCTCATCACAAAAACGAACGGACATGTCGGACATCAAGTCAAGGGTCATCGCGATCATCGTGGACAAGCTTGGCGTGGACCAGGGCGAAGTCACCATGGAAGCGAGCTTCACCAACGACCTTGGCGCTGACAGCCTCGATACCGTCGAGCTCATCATGGAGTTCGAGAAGGAGTTCAACATCGCCATCCCCGACGACCAGGCCGAAAAGATCCAGACCGTGGGTCAGGCTGTGGAGTACGTGGAGAAGAACGCGAAGTAATCCCTGCGCATGCAGCTCAGGCGTGTGGTCGTCACCGGTCTGGGCGCGCTCACTCCCCTCGGGAACACCCTCAAGGCATACTGGGAGGGCCTGGTGAGCGGCCGTAGCGGAGCCGCGCCCATCACCCGGTTCGACGCCAGCAAGTTCAAGACCCAGTTCGCCTGCGAGGTGAAGGGCTTCAATCCGGAGGACTTCCTTGACCGCAAGGAGGCCCGGAAGATGGACCCCTTCGCGCAGTATGCGCTGGTGTGTTCGGACGAGGCCCTGAAGGACAGCGGCTTGCTGGAGAGCGGCGTGGACCGCGACATGGTGGGCGTGATCTGGGGCAGCGGGATCGGCGGGCTGAAGACCTTCCAGGATGAGTGCATCGGGTACGGCAAGGGCGATGGAACCCCGCGCTTCAACCCCTTCTTCATCCCCAAGATGATTGCCGATAGCGCGGCAGGGCTCATCAGCATGCGACACACGCTGCGGGGCCCCAGCTATGTGACCGTGAGCGCCTGCGCCTCGAGCAACAACTCGATGATCGATGCCTACAACTACATCCGCCTCGGCACCTGCGTGGCCGCGGTGACCGGTGGCAGCGAGGCGGCGATCTACGAGGCCGGTGTGGGGGGCTTCAATGCCTTGCACGCCATGAGCACGCGCAATGACGACCCGGCCACCGCATCGCGGCCCTACGATAAGGACCGTGACGGATTCGTGCTGGGAGAGGGCGGAGCCGCCATCGTGCTCGAGGACCTGGAGCACGCCTTGGCCCGCGGCGCACGCATTTATTGCGAGGTGGTGGGCGGCGGCATGAGCAGCGATGCCTATCACATCACCGCCCCGCACCCCGAGGGCCTCGGCGCAGAGCTGTGCATGAAGCATGCGCTGCGCGATGCCGGAATGCAGCCGGAGGAGATCGACTACATCAACACGCACGGCACCAGCACGCCCATCGGGGACCCGCAGGAGGTGAAGGCCATCCAGCGCCTATTCGGGGAGCACAGCTACAAGCTGAACATCAGCGCCACCAAGAGCATGACCGGCCATCTGCTGGGCGGGGCAGGCGCCATCGAGGGCGTGGCCGCCATCATGGCCGTCCACAGCGACATCGTGCCGCCCACCATCAACCACTTCACGGACGATCCCGAGATCGACCCGCAGCTGAACTTCACCTTCAACCAGGCGCAGCGGCGCACGGTGAATGCAGCGCTGAGCAACACCTTCGGCTTCGGCGGGCACAACACCTCGGTGATCTTCCGCAAGTACCGGTAGGTCCCCTTGATCAAGAGCCTTTTCAGCCGAGCGCGCAACCCCGAGGAGCGTCGGGTGAGGGCTTGGTGCCGCCAGACGCTGGGCCTGACGCCAGGGGACCTGCCTCTCTACCGGCAGGCGCTGCGCCATGTGAGCGCCGTTTCCGAGGAGCGCCCGGACCTGCCCGACAACGAACGCCTGGAGTTCCTCGGCGATGCCGTGCTCGATGCCATCATCGGCAACCTGCTATTCACGACCTATCCGGACCGGGGCGAGGGCTTCCTCACACGTATGCGCAGCAAGCTGGTGAGCCGCGCCCAGCTCAACCAGCTCGCCAAGCGCATCGGCATCGAGCGGGTGATCGAGACCACGGTGGTGCGCGCCCACGAGTCCTCGGTGCCAGGGAATGCGCTTGAGGCACTGATCGGAGCCCTGTTCCTCGACAAGGGGTTCGAGCGCACACGCAAGGTGGTGGTGCGCCTGATCAAGGATCACTTCGACCTGAAGGAGATCGAGAAGGAGGACCGCGATGGCAAGAGCCGGTTGCTCGAGTGGGGCCAGAAGCGCCGCCGGAAGGTGGAGTTCGTGGTGCGTGAGGAGGGCGGCGGCCGTGGGAAGCACTATGTCGCCGAGGTACGCATCAATGGCGAGGTGAAGGGCACGGGGCGCGGCGCCAGCAAGAAGAGCGCTGAGCAGGATGCTGCGCAGAGCGCTTTCCGAGGCATGCGCTCCCGGCGACCGGCGGGTGCCGGAGCCGAGGCCCACCCGGGTGCGCACGGGGCTTCGCGCCGCCCGGCCCGCTGAGCCAGCGCCCCGGCCGAGGGATACCTTTGGCCTGCCCCGCGAACGGGCGCTCCGCATGCCCAAGCACAGGCTCGATGATGCCGCTGCGCTGCCGGATGCCGTGGTTTTCGGCATCAGCTGCCATGTGCCGGATTACCGTCTCTGCTGGTCGCTGAACCGTGCCTTAGGCCTCGAACTCGAGCGCCGCCGCTCCGACATCGTGGAGCACGCCCGGGGCAAGGAGCTGCACTACACGGTGTTCGATCAGCGGGACGAGGAGTCCGAGGTGCGCTGGTCGCTTGTGAGCAACACCTGCGGCAAGCGCCGGCTCATCCCCTCGCAGCGGTCTGCCGATTTCTTCCTGGTGGTCGATCCGGAAGTCGCCGAAGCCCAGGACGGACTCCTCGGGCGCATCCGCGGCGCCGAGTTCGTGCTTACCGCATTCGCCCTGCCGATGAATGAACTGCGGATGGGGCACAAGTTGTTGCTTTGAAGCCCCAATGACAGAGCCCAAGACCAAGATCGTGGCCACCATCGGCCCCGCCAGCAGCTCCCGCGAGGTGCTGCGAGAGATGATGCTGAACGGCATGGACGTGTGCCGGCTCAACTTCAGCCATGGATCCTACGACTTCTACGCCGAGCTGATCGCCAACATCCGCTCGCTCAACGATGAGCTGGGCATGACCACCGCCATCCTGGCCGATCTGCAGGGCCCCAAGCTCCGCGTGGGCGCCATGGAGAGCGGCCCGATCGAGCTGAAGGACGGCGCGCTGCTCACCATCACCACCGATCCAGTTGCGGGCCGGCCGGGGCTGGTGAGCACGGTGTACAAGCAGTTCCCGCAGGATGTGAAGAAGGGCGAGCTGGTGCTGCTCGACGACGGCAAGCTCCGCCTTGAGGTGGTGGGCACCGATGGCCGTACGGAAGTCACCACGCGCGTGATCCATGGCGGGATGCTCAGCGCGAACAAGGGCATCAATCTGCCCAACACGCGCGTAAGCCTCCCCTGCCTCACCGAGAAGGATCGCGCTGACCTGGATTTCGCGCTTGATCATGAGGTGGATTGGATCGGCCTGAGCTTCGTGCGGAGCGCTCGGGACATCATCGAGCTCAAGGGTATCATCCAGCAGCGGGAGAAGCATGCGCGCGTGATTGCCAAGATCGAGAAGCCCGAGGCGCTCCGGGAAATCGACGAGATCATCCGGGAGGCCGATGCCCTGATGGTGGCGCGCGGCGACCTGGGCGTGGAGATACCCATGGAGAAGGTGCCGCTGGTGCAGAAGGATATCATCAAGCGGTGCCTGGCCCAGCACAGGCCCGTCATTGTGGCCACGCAGATGATGGAGAGCATGATCACCTCCATCACCCCCACGCGTGCCGAGGTCAATGACGTGGCCAACGCCGTGCTCGACCACGCCGATGCCGTCATGCTGAGCGCCGAGACGAGCGTGGGCAAGTTCCCGGTGGAGGTGGTGCGGGCGATGAACCGCATCCTCATGGAGATGGAGAGCAGCGACTCCATGTTCAATGTGGAGCAGCCCGACCTGCAGGACAACGACCGCATGGTCACGGACACCATCTGCATGGCCGCGGTGCGCATGGCGGCCGCCATCGACATCAAGGCGATAGTGACCATGACGCACAGCGGCTACACGGCCTTCAAGATCAGCAGCATGCGGCCCAAGGCGCACATCTTCGCCTTCACCAGCAACCGCCGCATCCTCAACATGCTCAACCTGGTCTGGGGCGTGCGCGCCCACTACTACGACAAGACGGTGAGCACGGACCATACCATCGCCGACATCAAGCACATCCTTCGCAGCAAGCGGTTCGTGCAGAAGGGCGAGCTCGTGGTGAACGTGGCCAGCATGCCCATCGCCGATCAGGGCATGGCCAACATGCTCAAGCTGAGCCCGGCCTAGAGCGGCTTCATTCAATGATCAGAAGCTGCCCATAGGCCGATGTGCCCGTGCTGACCCGCACCACATAAGCCCCCGGAGCGAGCTGCTCAACAGACAGGCGGTCTTCCGGCCCCTGCAACAGGAACTCACCCGCTATCCTGCCCCTCGTGTCGCTGATACGGCATTCGGCCGGACCGTTATGCGGCAGCATGATGAACGCCTCGCCCCTCGCCGGATTCGGCCTGACTCCGAACGAATCCTTCCTGGTCTCCGCCATCTGCGTGAAGTCATCGAGGCGCACCGCCCAGGTGTCTGACAAGCCTGCGTTCTGCTCCACATCACCGTTGGAGGAGGTGGTATAGCCCGCGAACAAGGTCCCGCCCAAAGGGTCGCTCGAGACCGCGAATGCGCGTTCGACCTGCGTTCCCCCGAAGCACCGCTCCCACAAGAGGCCGCCGCCCGCATCGACCAGCACCAGCCAACAATCCTCCGAGCCGTGCTGACCAGTCACATTCCCATTCAGGGAGTATGTGCTTCCGGCCAGCAGGTAGCGGCCTCCGGACAGGCCGGCAATCGCATTGAACCGGTCGTTCTGGCTACCGCCGAGCATGCGCTGCCACATCACGCCCCCCGAGTGGCTCAGCCGCAGCACCCATGCATCATAGGCCCCATGGCCGCCGAACACATCCCCGTCACCCGAGCGGGACTCGCCCACCAGGACCGCTCCGCCATCGGGCGTGGCGAAGGCCCCGTACGCCATGTCGTCCAAGGAGCCACCCAGCGCCCGGCACCACAGCAGCTCGCCTGTGGGCCCCAATCGGCAGGCACAGGCGTCCTTCAGGCCGTGAGCGCCTACCACGTCGCCATCTTGCGAGTCGGATTCACCCACCACCAGCATGCCTCCATCGGGCATGGCGCATAGCGCCCATGCGACATCGGTGAGCGAGCCGCCTACCGCGGCCTGCCAGAGCAGTTGGCCATCGGCCGATAGGCGCGCCACCCACATGTCGCTGGTGGTGCCGTCGCCATGAAGCCCGCTCACATCACCATCAACAGAGCGCGTGCTGCCGGCCACGAGCACATCGCCATTGGCCGCCATGGAAACGGCATTCGCCACGTCGCTTCCCGAGCCGCCTAGCGCGCGGAGCCAAACGATGGATCCTAGGGAATCGAGCCTGGCGACCAGGAAATCGGCCATGCCATGGTGCCCGGACACATCCCCATCATTCGACTGCGTTTCCCCGGCGATCACGCAACCGCCATCGGGCATCGCCATGATGGCGCAGCCGCGATCGTTGCCGGAGCCCCCGATGAGTCGTTGCCAGACCACCGCCCCGTCATCGCTCAGACCGAGCACCCATGCGTCCTGCAGGCCATGACCGCCCAGCACCAACCCATCGTTCGAGTTGGAGGTGCCCGCCAGCGCGAAGCCGCCGGGGACCACGCATGCACCGCGGGCCTGGTCCGAGAGGCTGCCGCCGAACGTGCGGCTCCATTGGATGCCGAACATGGGTTGAGCCGAGACCTGAAGGGCCAGGCCGATGGACAGGATTGCTGCGCCGGGCTTCATGCGATGGAGCGCTTGGGCGGATTGAAGGTAGTAAACGCCGGTTTCGCCCATTGCGCAGAACGCCCGTCGCCACCCACCGTCGCATCGCCGACATCAAGCACCTCCTCCGCAGCAACCGGTTCGTGCAGAAGGGCGAGCTCGTGGTGAACGTGGCCAGTATGCCCATCGCTGAGCAGGGCATGGCCAACATGCTGAAGCTGAGCCCGGCCCAGCGTGACGTCAACCAAGGATCGTGGATAGCCGTGCTTCCGCAGGAAGGAGGAAATGCGCGTGATCGGATACCTTGCGGTTTACGAACATATCGCCGTCACGCATCGCCCACCCTCATTGAACGCAGATCCTTCGGCGCGATCGCGGCGGCCCTTACGCTGACGCATGAACGAGCACGATTGGGACCGGGTGGCAGACCGCTTTGAGCAGGAGATCTTCAATGTGCCGGCCAACGATCGCCGCGGCGTCATCCGGGAGGCCTTGGAGGAACTGGCCGGTCCGGACCGCATCGCTGCCGACCTGGGTTGCGGGGTGGGGCGGACGCTGCCGTTGCTATCCACCCTGTTCGGCCGGGTCTATGCGGTGGATATATCCACCAGGTGCCTGGACATCGCACGCGATGCGCATCCGGAGCTCGGGAACATCAGGTATGTGCAGGCCGACCTGAGCGCAACACGCAAGGGCTTCCCTCAGGCCCATGTGGTGCTCTGCATCAATACCTGGCTCAATGGCGACCTGCGCACGCGGATGGGCATCATCAGCAACACGTGCAAGAGCGTGAGGCGCGGCGGTCACTTCGTGCTGGTGGTCCCGGCGCTGGGGTCGGCGTTGCTCGCTGCGTTCAGGCAGGTACAGTGGGAAATGCGGCTCGGCACGGAGCCCGGTGAGCTGGAACAGCAAGCCGCCAGGCGCGGAGGCGCACTGGAGCTCGGCCTGGTGGAGATCGACAAGGTGGCCACCAAGCACTACCTGAAGGAGGAGATCGAGGTCCTGCTGGATGAACAGGGCATGCGCATTGAACGGATGCAGAAGCTCGAGTATCCGTGGACCACCGAGTTCGCGGCGCCGCCGCGATGGATGCGTGAGCCCTATCCGTGGGATTGGTTCGTGGTGGCGCGCCGTGTGCGGTGACCGGGCGGCTGCTGGCTCAGCGGGGCAATCGACGCCCCAGCACCAGGTCCATGTAGAAACCCGGCCTCTTCAGGCGCTCGCGCAGGTCCAGGTCGGTGAACATGCTGCTGATGGTATCGGCCAGCGCCGGGTTGCGATTCGCGCGGTCCACCACGAAGTCGAACAGCCAGGGCTTGTCCGCCAGCTGCTGGAGCCGGGTGCTGATGGCGAGCTCCTTTCCCAGCCGTCGCCAAACGCGTTCATCATGCTCCTTCAGCCGTCCCGCGGAAGCATCGCCGGAGCGAATCGCCTTGGCGGCCACCTCTGCGGCATGCACACCGCTGATCATGGCATGGCTGATGCCCTCGCCCGTGAACGGGTCGATGAGGTGGCCGGCATCGCCCACCAGGAGGTATCCGTCGCCGCTAAGGGCAAGGCGCTTGCTGGCCAAAGGAAGCCCCATGCCCTGGATGGCGCCTTCGATCTGCGCAGCGACGAAGCGATGTCGCAGCTGCGGATGCTCGGTGAGCAGCTTCCTGAGCATGGCCTTCAGGTCCGCCTTGCGGCGCGCTGCCACATCGCTTCGCAGACCTAGCCCCACGTTGGCGCGGCCACCGGGGAGCGGGAACACCCACAGGTAGCCCGGCAGCAGGTCCTTGAGGAAAATGAGCTCGATGAATCCTTGCGGGTCGAGCCCGGTCACTCCCGAGCAGTAGGCCCTTACGCCTGCCGCATGGTGGCGCGGGTCCATGGGAAGCTTGGCCACATGCCTGGCGAAGGCGGAGTTCGCGCCCGCTGCGTCGATGATCAGCTCGGCCTCCACCAGCCGTCCGCGCGAGGTGATGACCCGCCATCCGGTCGGCGTCCGCTCGAATCCGGTGGCGGCTTCGCCCTCCGCTATCGATACCCCGGCGGAGCCCTTCGCCCGCCGGAAGAGGAGATCGTCGAACCGCAGCCTGGGAAGGATGGCGCCAGGGGCCTCGCCAAGGCCGGTGGTCCGGGAGAACGGCACGCGGAGCGACCGGCCGCTCGGAGCTACGAAGACCACTCCCCAGCTGGGCATGGCGAGCGCATCGCGCTTCACCTGCTCGGCCAGTCCCATATCGAGCCGCTCGAGGCTCCGCATCACCTTGCCACTGAGGGCGTCGCCGCAAACCTTGTCGCGCGGGAACACGGCTTTGTCAAGCAGCAGGGCCGGCACTCCGAGGGCCGAAAGCCGGAGGGCGGCGGACGCTCCGCCCGGCCCCCCGCCGATGATGAGGATGCCCGTTCGCACAGCCTCAGCGCTGTGCGAGCCGGTGGTGGGTTGCTCGCTCATGCGGCTTCAGGAAGTCCATTGGCGCTGTCAGCCGCGCAGGGAATCGGCGCTGAACCGGTCCAGGAAGCGGACATCGTTCTCCCAGTACAGGCGGAGATCCGGAACCCGGTAGATGAGCTGCGCGATGCGCTCCACGCCCATGCCCAGCGCGAAGCCGCTGTACCTGTCCGGGTCGATGCCGCAGTTGGCCAGCACGGCGGGGTCCACCATGCCGCAGCCCATGATCTCCACCCAGCCACTGTGCTTGCACACGCCGCATCCGGTGCCGCCGCAAAGGGTGCAGCTCATGTCCACCTCGGCGCTCGGTTCTGTGAAGGGGAAGTAGCTCGGACGCAGCCGGATGGCGACTTCTGGACCGAACATGCTCTTGGCGAAGTAGTCCAAGGTCCCCTTCAGCTCGGCGAAGCTGACGCCCTCGTCCACGTAGAGCGCCTCCACCTGGTGGAACATGCAGTGCGCGCGGGCGCTGATGGCCTCGTTGCGATAGACCCGCCCAGGGGAGATGGTGCGGATGGGCGGTTTGCTGCCCTCCATCACGCGCACCTGAACGCTGCTCGTATGCGTCCGCAGCGCCCGTCCGCCCGGCCCGTCCACGAAAAAGGTGTCCTGCATGTCGCGCGCCGGATGGTCGGGCGGGAAATTGAGCGCACTGAAATTGTGGTGGTCATCCTCCACCTCGGGGCCCTGGCTCACGGTGAAGCCGATGCGCGCGAATGCATCCACGATGCGCTGGCGGATGATCGTAATGGGGTGCAGGGCGCCTGTCGGCCCGGTGAGGGCCGGGGCGGAGGTGTCGAATGCAGCGCGCTCTTCGGCCGTATGCGCACCGAGCCCCGCTTTCAGCTCCTCCAACCGTGCTTGCGCCCGTTGCTTGAGCTGGTTCATGCGCTGACCCAGCACGCGCTTCTCCTCTGCCGCAACCTGCTTGAACGACTCGAACAGTTCGGTTATGGCGCCGTTGCGGCCCAGCATGGCCACACGGAACCGTTCCAGCTCATCGGCGGTGCGGGCTTCGGCCTTGGCCAGTTCGGCTTCCAGCTGGTTGATGCGTTCGGCGAGGCTCATTCGAGTATGCGCATGAACATCCGTATATCCTGAAGCGGCCGGTCGCGGGCATCGCAGGCCGTCTTGGCGATGGCATCCACCGTTTCCAGCCCCTCCACCACTTCACCGAAGACGGTATAGGCACCGTCCAGGTGGGGCGCCCCGCCCTGGGTGGCGTAGATACGCCTCTCCTCCTCGCTGTAGGGAATGGCCTCCGCGCCCTTTCGTGCGTTGAGGCGCTCCAGTTCAGGGCCCTGCCACGCCTTCCCCTGTACGATGTAGAACTGGCTGCCGCTGCTGCGCCGATCGGGATTCACATCATCCGCCAGCCGGGCCGCTGCCAATGCCCCCTGGCGGTGAATCAGCCCAGGAACGATCTCCGCTGGCAGCGTGTATCCAGGACCGCCTTGGCCGAGTGCCGCGCCAGGTGCAGCACGCCTGCTATCGGGGTCGCCCCCCTGCACCATGAAGCCCGGGATGACCCGGTGGAACAAGAGGCTGTCGTAGGCCCCGGCCCTTGCCAGGCGCAGGAAATTGTCGCGGTGGGTGGGCGTTTCGTTGAACAGGGCCACGACGATGGGGCCCAAGTCCGTGCGTATCTCTACGAGCGGGCGGGTGGGCGCCGCCGTGGGCTGCGCGTGCGTCATGGATTGCAGGGCCAGGGCGGCGAACAGGGCCACAGCCCACCCTCGCTTTTGCCGTGCGTGACGGCCCTCGCTTACATTTGACATCCGCAACGCCTTGGACAGAAGGCCCAAAAGTACCCCAATGACCTCATCCCTTCTCCGTAGCGCTCTTGCCAGCGCCATGGTGCTGGTCGTGGCCGCGCTCTTGCTCCCGGCCTGCAACAAGGACAAGCCCACCAAGGCCATCATCACCGTGAAGAAGGAGGATGGCACCGTGGTGCCCGATGCCTTGGTGAAGCTCTATGCGGACCCCGCGTATCCGTTGGGTGACCCCAACCGGCTCAACAAGGAGAGGAACACCGATGGCAGCGGCCGCGCGGAGTTCGACTATTCGGAATTCTACAAGAAGGGCCAGAGCGGATTCGCGGTGCTCGACATCCTCTGCACCTACGACACGCTCGTGGGCGAAGGCATCATCAAGATCGAGGAGGAGAAGGACAACGAGGAGACGGTGATCATCCTTCCCGCTGAGTAGCCGCGCGCCTCACGCCGCTTCGAAATAGGCCAGTACGGCCTCCTTCATCAGCCGCTCCTGCTCCTCGGGGCCCAGCGGCGGCAGTTCCCTCACACGTTCGAAGTGCGGCCACCCATCGGCATCGCGGCCCAGTTCGCGGTAGTACCCGTAGGGCATCAGCACCACGCAGATCGCGATGTGCATGAGGTTCACCTTCTCGTCCTTCTTGAACTCACGCGCTCCCTGGCCGAGTTCCTGCACGCCGATGAGGAAGAGGAGGGCATTCAGGTCCATCGTCCCCGCGTCGAAGCGTTTGGAGAGCGAAGCCACCAAGTCACGCCATCGTTTCTCGAATGCAAGGTCCATGGAGGAGGGGGGTCGGGGCGCGAAGTTCGTCCTCCGCGATTTCATCACCTTCACGGCCCATGAATGGATTGGACCTGGGCATTCTCCTCCTCTTGGCGTTTGCGGCTTGGAGGGGCTTCAGGCGTGGCTTCATCGTGGAATTGGCCTCGCTGCTGGCCCTGGTGGCAGGCCTCTGGGCGGCGGCACGGTACAGCGCAGAGGTCGCTTCGGCGGTCGGCATCGGGGCCAATCAGCCCGCGCTCGGCTTCCTGGTCACCTTCGCTGCGGTGCTGGTGGGGGTGCATCTGCTCGCCCGCCTGATCACCTCGGCTGTCGACCTCGTGGAGTTGGGCCTGCCCAACCGCATCTCGGGAGCGCTGTTCGCCACGGTGCGCTCGGCATTCACCCTTAGTGTGCTGCTGAACCTGGTGCTGGGTTATTCCGATGGCGCCATGCCTCCCGCCGCGGTGCGCGAAGGCTCTGCGCTCCATTCTCCCTTGCAAGCCTTTGCCCCTGTGCTGGTGCCGGCCGTCGGCCAGGCCAAGTGGGTGCAGTGGGCGGTGGAGCAGATTCGCGAGGAAGCGGGCGGGGTGCCATCCGACCCCGTGCCCTGAGCGCTCATTCGGCGGCTGCGGCGCGGCTTGGGCGCGGGTCGTGCGGCCTGTCCCCGAAGCAGCGCCTCCATGAGCGGTGCGAGCCATGCCTCTGCCATCCACGCCACGCCCAGCAGCAGGAACGGCATGGCCGGATTCTTGAACCGGGCGTCGGTGGTGGAGATGCCGCCAAGGAACAGCACAGCGAGCGCGATAGCCGTTACCGCCAACAAGCCTGCCGGGGGGCGGCGGATGATCCACAGCCAGCAGCCCAGGCCGAGCGCCAGGGCCACCAGGCCAGAGTAGATGGCGGAGACCGCCTGCAGCAAGGCCGATCCGCTGCCGTCTCCGAAGAAGGTCTGGATATGGCCCCTTCCGGGCGCGAGCAGGATGAATGCCGATTCGCGCGCCTGCACCCGGAGCCACGCCCAAGGATGTGCCGCGAAGGTGATCCGCAGGTCGCCGCGCAGGGCCGTGAAGTAGCCCGTGACGGCCGTGGCGTCCTCCCAATCGGTGCTGGATGCCCGGGCATCCAGCGTGCTGCGGTAGGCGGTGGCCTGCGGGTCATGGGCGGCGTCGAGCACCTGCGGCACGTGGAAATAGGCCGCAGCCACCGGCCCGCTGTCGGAAAGGATGAATCGACCGGTCTCCCGCTGATTGCGGACCATCCAGGGCAGCACCAGGAGGATGGCGGTGCCCATGAAGACGGCCATGGCGGACACAGGCCTTCGCCACAAGAGCAGCCCTGCCGCGGCGGCACAGGCCGCGAGCGGTAGCCCTGTGGGGCGGAACCAGGCGGCCAGCGCGAAGAGCGCCCCCGCGACCGCC
Protein-coding regions in this window:
- the pheS gene encoding phenylalanine--tRNA ligase subunit alpha, which encodes MSLAERINQLEAELAKAEARTADELERFRVAMLGRNGAITELFESFKQVAAEEKRVLGQRMNQLKQRAQARLEELKAGLGAHTAEERAAFDTSAPALTGPTGALHPITIIRQRIVDAFARIGFTVSQGPEVEDDHHNFSALNFPPDHPARDMQDTFFVDGPGGRALRTHTSSVQVRVMEGSKPPIRTISPGRVYRNEAISARAHCMFHQVEALYVDEGVSFAELKGTLDYFAKSMFGPEVAIRLRPSYFPFTEPSAEVDMSCTLCGGTGCGVCKHSGWVEIMGCGMVDPAVLANCGIDPDRYSGFALGMGVERIAQLIYRVPDLRLYWENDVRFLDRFSADSLRG
- a CDS encoding peptidylprolyl isomerase; the encoded protein is MALFAALALQSMTHAQPTAAPTRPLVEIRTDLGPIVVALFNETPTHRDNFLRLARAGAYDSLLFHRVIPGFMVQGGDPDSRRAAPGAALGQGGPGYTLPAEIVPGLIHRQGALAAARLADDVNPDRRSSGSQFYIVQGKAWQGPELERLNARKGAEAIPYSEEERRIYATQGGAPHLDGAYTVFGEVVEGLETVDAIAKTACDARDRPLQDIRMFMRILE
- a CDS encoding CvpA family protein; this translates as MNGLDLGILLLLAFAAWRGFRRGFIVELASLLALVAGLWAAARYSAEVASAVGIGANQPALGFLVTFAAVLVGVHLLARLITSAVDLVELGLPNRISGALFATVRSAFTLSVLLNLVLGYSDGAMPPAAVREGSALHSPLQAFAPVLVPAVGQAKWVQWAVEQIREEAGGVPSDPVP